Proteins encoded within one genomic window of Bacillus sp. F19:
- the spo0A gene encoding sporulation transcription factor Spo0A yields MKKIKVCIVDDNRELVGLLDEFISSQEDMEVLGIAYNGQECLNMLKDKDPDVLVLDIIMPHLDGLAVLEKVREMEKSKQPNVIMLTAFGQEDVTKKAVDLGASYFILKPFDMENLVNHIRQVSGKSAAPILSRSNSSLRSQSENKGRNLDANITSIIHEIGVPAHIKGYLYLREAISMVYNDIELLGSITKVLYPDIAKKYNTTASRVERAIRHAIEVAWSRGNIESISSLFGYTVSMSKAKPTNSEFIAMVADKLRLEHKAS; encoded by the coding sequence TTGAAAAAAATAAAAGTGTGTATCGTTGATGATAATCGGGAGTTAGTGGGGCTTTTGGATGAATTTATTTCAAGTCAGGAAGACATGGAAGTGCTTGGCATTGCATATAACGGACAAGAGTGTCTGAATATGTTAAAGGATAAAGACCCTGATGTGCTTGTTTTGGATATTATCATGCCTCACCTGGACGGACTTGCTGTTTTAGAAAAAGTGAGGGAGATGGAAAAATCCAAACAGCCTAATGTCATTATGCTGACAGCCTTTGGACAGGAAGATGTTACAAAGAAAGCAGTTGACCTTGGTGCCTCTTATTTCATCTTAAAACCTTTTGATATGGAAAACCTGGTCAATCATATTCGTCAAGTCAGCGGAAAATCAGCAGCACCGATTCTTTCAAGATCGAACTCCTCTCTCCGATCCCAGTCAGAAAATAAAGGAAGAAACCTTGATGCGAACATTACAAGCATTATTCACGAAATTGGTGTTCCTGCTCACATTAAAGGCTATTTATATTTAAGAGAGGCCATTTCGATGGTTTATAATGATATCGAACTGCTCGGTTCTATAACAAAAGTACTGTACCCTGATATCGCCAAAAAATATAATACGACAGCAAGCCGTGTAGAGCGTGCTATCCGTCATGCAATTGAAGTAGCATGGAGCCGCGGGAATATTGAATCCATTTCCTCTTTATTCGGGTATACAGTAAGCATGTCTAAAGCTAAACCGACTAATTCTGAATTCATCGCAATGGTCGCTGACAAATTGCGTTTAGAGCATAAAGCTTCTTGA
- a CDS encoding glycerophosphodiester phosphodiesterase: MTKIFGHRGAAGTCPENTMPSFKAAIESGADGIELDVHLSKDGVPVVIHDESVDRTTNGKGFVKDLTFSQLKSLDASYLFPEHSGKAFIPSLEEVLAWSSSSDFLLNIELKNDRIQYQELEEKVIQQIFTHKMQNRVILSSFNHESLMLCHRISNELETAALLSERLFEPWNYAKTLSARAIHPVHYAADPHVIFHSQANGIQVRPFTVNDEPTIQFLYKAQCAGFFTDYPEKALSLKKK, translated from the coding sequence TTGACCAAAATATTTGGACACCGTGGTGCTGCAGGTACTTGTCCTGAAAATACGATGCCTTCTTTTAAAGCAGCGATTGAATCAGGTGCAGATGGAATTGAATTAGATGTTCACCTCTCAAAGGACGGAGTTCCTGTTGTCATTCATGATGAATCGGTTGACCGTACAACAAATGGCAAAGGTTTTGTAAAGGACTTAACCTTTTCGCAGCTTAAAAGCCTGGATGCAAGCTATCTTTTTCCTGAGCACTCAGGAAAAGCATTTATCCCATCACTTGAAGAAGTGCTGGCATGGAGCAGTTCTTCAGATTTTCTCCTGAATATTGAACTTAAAAATGACCGGATTCAATATCAGGAGCTTGAAGAAAAGGTGATACAGCAGATTTTCACTCACAAGATGCAAAATCGAGTCATTCTCTCATCTTTTAATCATGAAAGCCTGATGCTGTGTCATAGAATCTCAAATGAACTGGAAACGGCAGCTCTTTTAAGCGAAAGGCTGTTTGAACCGTGGAATTATGCTAAGACACTTTCAGCAAGAGCAATCCATCCTGTTCATTATGCTGCTGACCCGCATGTCATCTTCCATTCTCAGGCTAACGGAATCCAAGTTCGTCCTTTTACTGTCAATGATGAGCCGACAATTCAATTCCTTTATAAAGCACAGTGTGCAGGATTTTTCACGGATTATCCCGAAAAAGCTTTATCGTTAAAAAAGAAATAA
- a CDS encoding DUF2627 domain-containing protein gives MIRIFALLIMVIPGVLAGYGIKLMRDMLFGILQAPFPNLWLQFIAGLLLFAGGLSFVAGFIFYRDRKRNKVQKKFQKNKRTPLV, from the coding sequence ATGATACGAATTTTCGCTCTATTAATAATGGTGATTCCTGGAGTTTTGGCGGGCTACGGCATTAAATTAATGCGTGACATGCTCTTTGGTATTCTTCAGGCGCCTTTTCCAAACCTATGGCTGCAATTCATTGCCGGGCTGCTTTTATTTGCCGGAGGATTAAGTTTTGTAGCAGGATTTATTTTTTACCGTGACCGCAAACGAAATAAAGTGCAGAAAAAATTTCAGAAAAACAAAAGAACCCCGTTAGTTTGA
- a CDS encoding YycC family protein, which produces MRPLPISAETAIKLAEELNVPIEQIMHMPKHILLAKLSEMQNKKDNKE; this is translated from the coding sequence ATGAGACCACTTCCAATTTCCGCTGAAACAGCGATAAAGCTTGCTGAGGAACTAAACGTGCCGATTGAACAAATTATGCATATGCCCAAGCATATCCTACTTGCTAAGCTCTCTGAAATGCAGAATAAGAAAGACAATAAAGAGTAA
- the yqiS gene encoding phosphate butyryltransferase, producing MNLEDLLEKAAQLKNKTVAVASAADAEVLEAVIEASERGLADFILFGNKEELEIMLQERSADVKKFSIKHAVSVEQAAEFAVKAVFQNEADVLMKGNIPTAVILKAVLNKEYGLRTGKILSHVAVFEVPGYDRYTIVTDAAMNLAPDLDQKKQILANSVMVAKKIGIDMPKVAPLAAVEVINPSMQATIDAAALTQMNKRGQIKDCIVDGPLALDNAVSFEAAEHKGIKSEVAGQSDILLVPTIEVGNVLYKSLMYFANAKVGAIIAGAKAPIVLTSRADSAESKLYSLALAICSS from the coding sequence ATGAACTTAGAAGATCTGCTAGAAAAAGCAGCCCAGCTTAAGAACAAAACGGTAGCAGTTGCATCTGCAGCAGATGCAGAAGTACTTGAAGCGGTTATTGAGGCTTCAGAGCGGGGGCTTGCCGATTTTATTTTGTTCGGAAATAAAGAGGAACTCGAAATCATGCTTCAAGAAAGAAGTGCTGATGTAAAAAAGTTTTCAATTAAGCATGCAGTATCCGTTGAACAGGCTGCAGAATTTGCTGTTAAAGCTGTCTTTCAAAATGAAGCTGATGTTTTAATGAAAGGAAATATTCCAACTGCCGTTATTTTAAAGGCTGTTTTAAACAAGGAATACGGACTTCGAACAGGCAAAATTCTTTCTCATGTCGCTGTTTTTGAAGTGCCCGGCTACGACAGATATACAATTGTAACGGATGCAGCAATGAATCTTGCACCAGATCTAGACCAAAAAAAGCAAATTCTTGCAAATTCTGTCATGGTTGCAAAGAAGATTGGGATAGACATGCCCAAGGTAGCTCCGCTTGCAGCTGTTGAAGTTATTAATCCTTCCATGCAGGCAACGATTGATGCTGCTGCTCTAACGCAAATGAACAAAAGAGGCCAGATTAAAGATTGTATCGTCGATGGTCCCCTAGCACTTGATAATGCAGTTTCATTTGAAGCTGCAGAGCATAAAGGCATCAAAAGCGAAGTGGCAGGACAGTCTGATATCCTTTTAGTACCAACCATTGAAGTTGGAAATGTTTTATATAAATCGCTCATGTATTTTGCAAATGCAAAAGTAGGAGCCATCATTGCAGGGGCAAAAGCGCCGATTGTTTTAACAAGCCGTGCTGATTCAGCCGAAAGCAAACTTTATTCACTCGCTTTGGCGATATGTTCAAGTTAA
- the argR gene encoding transcriptional regulator ArgR gives MNKGQRHIKIRELITHNEVETQDELVDMLKEAAFNVTQATVSRDIKELHLVKVPMLDGRYKYSLPADQRFNPLQKLKRSLMDAFVKIDSAGHNIVMKTLPGNANAIGALIDNLDWNEILGTICGDDTILIICRTPEDTATISKRFLDML, from the coding sequence ATGAATAAAGGTCAAAGACACATAAAAATCCGCGAGCTGATTACTCATAATGAAGTTGAAACTCAGGATGAGTTAGTGGACATGCTTAAGGAAGCTGCCTTCAACGTGACACAGGCCACTGTTTCAAGGGATATAAAAGAGCTTCATCTAGTTAAAGTGCCTATGCTAGACGGAAGATACAAATACAGCCTTCCGGCAGATCAGCGTTTTAATCCGCTGCAAAAACTGAAGCGGTCTTTAATGGATGCCTTCGTAAAAATTGATTCAGCAGGGCATAACATTGTCATGAAAACATTGCCGGGCAACGCAAACGCCATTGGGGCATTAATTGATAATCTTGATTGGAATGAGATCTTGGGCACCATATGCGGAGATGATACGATTCTCATCATTTGCCGTACGCCAGAGGATACTGCGACTATTTCCAAGCGTTTTCTAGATATGCTGTAA
- the spoIVB gene encoding SpoIVB peptidase: MSFDKIRKIIGCILLVSLMSLGFVKPVKEYIQLPNSLTVFENQQLSMETSLQAGANTGDSEHVFSIKTGAESLQIEGKQSGVGEIVFDLAGIPIKKVNVKVLEDFKIIPGGQSIGVKLNTLGVLVVGHHQIKTAEGKKSPGEIAGVQVGDIIKKINGSTVENMSDVTPFIQDAGKTGKPLDLVISRENKEIETKLVPLKDENERAYRIGLYIRDSAAGIGTMTFYDPNSKKYGALGHVISDMDTKKPIVVQDGQVVRSTVTSIEKGSNGNPGEKLARFSSDRQVIGNITRNSPFGIFGKLNEDMSNGLYDKPMPIALSNEVKEGPAHILTVVDQDKVEEFDVEIVNSTPQKFPAIKGMVIKITDPVLLAKSGGIVQGMSGSPIIQNGKVIGAVTHVFVNDPTSGYGVHIEWMLSEAGIDIYHKDTKKSS, translated from the coding sequence TTGAGCTTTGATAAAATTAGAAAAATAATTGGTTGTATTCTCCTTGTTTCTTTAATGAGTTTAGGATTTGTAAAACCTGTTAAAGAATACATTCAATTGCCAAATTCTTTAACTGTATTTGAAAATCAGCAATTATCAATGGAAACATCTCTGCAGGCTGGTGCAAATACCGGCGATTCAGAACATGTTTTTTCTATTAAAACTGGCGCTGAATCCCTTCAGATTGAAGGCAAGCAAAGCGGAGTTGGTGAAATAGTATTTGATCTAGCCGGAATTCCGATTAAAAAAGTGAATGTAAAAGTGCTTGAAGATTTTAAAATCATACCAGGCGGCCAATCAATTGGTGTAAAACTGAATACGCTTGGTGTTCTGGTTGTAGGTCATCATCAAATAAAAACTGCCGAAGGTAAAAAATCACCTGGCGAAATTGCAGGTGTCCAAGTCGGAGATATAATTAAAAAGATAAATGGCTCTACAGTTGAAAACATGAGTGATGTAACACCTTTTATTCAGGATGCTGGAAAAACAGGCAAGCCTTTGGATTTAGTCATCTCTAGAGAAAATAAAGAAATTGAAACGAAATTAGTTCCTCTTAAAGATGAAAATGAACGTGCGTATCGAATTGGTTTATATATACGTGACTCTGCAGCCGGAATAGGGACCATGACTTTTTATGATCCTAATTCAAAAAAATATGGGGCTCTAGGCCATGTGATTTCCGATATGGATACGAAAAAGCCGATAGTCGTTCAGGATGGCCAAGTTGTAAGATCTACAGTGACATCGATTGAAAAAGGAAGCAACGGAAATCCAGGTGAAAAACTGGCAAGGTTTTCAAGCGACCGTCAAGTGATCGGCAATATTACCCGCAACAGCCCATTCGGAATATTTGGCAAGCTGAATGAGGACATGTCAAATGGTCTTTATGATAAGCCAATGCCAATCGCGTTATCCAACGAAGTAAAGGAAGGTCCGGCTCACATTTTGACGGTTGTCGATCAGGACAAAGTAGAAGAATTTGATGTGGAAATTGTCAATTCAACTCCTCAAAAGTTTCCTGCTATAAAAGGGATGGTTATAAAGATTACCGACCCGGTGCTTTTAGCGAAATCAGGCGGAATTGTTCAAGGGATGAGCGGCAGCCCGATTATTCAAAATGGAAAAGTGATAGGAGCTGTCACACATGTATTTGTAAATGACCCAACTTCAGGTTATGGCGTTCATATCGAGTGGATGCTGAGCGAAGCGGGAATTGATATTTATCATAAAGATACAAAAAAATCGAGCTGA
- a CDS encoding sigma 54-interacting transcriptional regulator encodes MQKVLLVGAGQGGTALLKMLLEIKAMEIMAVVDIKPEAPGIQLAKKLGILTSSEWKPLLSDQINIVVEATGSNEVFEDLLKCRSRNTVIIPGTVAHIISNLINQKENLITALKDITHKHETIFDSTNDGMIVIDDKERVILFNKTAERMTGLKKGDVIGRLIEEMIPSSKLPRILKTKEVEMNQEQVFENGLKIITTRIPIFDDSGILLGALSLFKDITDIVNLAEEMTNLKEIQTLLQAIIQSSDEAITVVDEEGRGILINPAYSRMTGLTEEQVLGMPATADISEGESMHMKVLETRRPVRGVRMKVGPGKKDVIVNVAPIIVDGKLKGSVGIIHDMSEIQTLTTELNRARQIIRTLEAKYAFEDIIGESEEIKLAIEQAKLGAKTPATVLLRGESGTGKELFAHAIHNASDRKYNKFIRVNCAAISETLLESELFGYEEGAFSGAKRGGKRGFFEEANKGSIFLDEIGELSANVQAKLLRVLQEKEIVRVGSTKSIPINVRVIAATNINIEKAMAEGTFREDLYYRLNRYPISIPPLRNRKSDIPMLAEHLIRKLNQDYGRSIEGIEESALDRLVAHSWPGNVRELENVLGRAMIFMKYNETEIAAQHLPELAQDDEKKSGGQAYPRESAGNQTLAESVEQLEEVLIREALVKHNFNRTKTALSLGISLRNLYYKIEKYNLAK; translated from the coding sequence ATGCAAAAGGTCTTGCTGGTGGGGGCGGGACAAGGCGGGACAGCACTGCTCAAAATGCTTTTGGAAATAAAAGCTATGGAAATCATGGCGGTTGTGGATATTAAGCCGGAAGCACCAGGCATACAGCTTGCAAAAAAGCTGGGAATCTTGACAAGTTCTGAATGGAAGCCGCTTTTATCCGATCAGATCAATATAGTAGTAGAGGCAACTGGCAGCAATGAGGTGTTTGAGGACCTGCTTAAATGCAGAAGCAGGAATACGGTTATTATTCCGGGCACTGTCGCTCACATCATTTCCAATCTTATCAATCAGAAAGAAAATTTGATTACAGCTTTAAAAGATATCACACATAAGCATGAAACCATTTTTGATTCAACGAATGATGGCATGATTGTCATTGATGATAAGGAACGGGTTATACTATTTAATAAAACAGCAGAGCGGATGACAGGATTAAAAAAGGGAGATGTTATAGGCCGTCTTATCGAAGAGATGATTCCTTCAAGCAAGCTTCCAAGAATCCTGAAAACAAAAGAAGTCGAAATGAATCAGGAACAAGTTTTTGAAAATGGACTTAAAATCATTACGACAAGAATCCCGATCTTTGATGACTCGGGAATACTGCTCGGTGCTCTTTCTTTGTTTAAAGATATCACCGATATTGTGAACCTGGCAGAAGAGATGACGAACTTAAAGGAGATTCAAACGCTTCTTCAAGCCATCATACAATCATCTGACGAAGCCATTACTGTTGTAGATGAAGAAGGAAGAGGGATTCTAATTAATCCTGCCTATTCCAGGATGACTGGCCTAACAGAAGAACAAGTGCTGGGAATGCCTGCAACAGCTGACATCTCTGAAGGTGAAAGTATGCATATGAAGGTTCTTGAAACGAGAAGACCTGTAAGAGGCGTGCGGATGAAGGTTGGTCCGGGGAAGAAAGATGTCATTGTAAATGTAGCCCCAATCATTGTAGATGGGAAACTTAAAGGAAGTGTGGGCATTATTCATGATATGTCCGAGATACAGACTTTAACAACAGAATTGAACAGGGCCAGACAAATTATCAGAACACTTGAAGCGAAGTATGCCTTTGAAGATATCATCGGAGAAAGCGAAGAAATCAAACTTGCGATTGAGCAGGCCAAGCTTGGAGCTAAGACACCTGCGACTGTTCTTCTGAGAGGGGAATCAGGGACAGGAAAAGAATTATTTGCCCATGCGATACATAACGCAAGTGACAGGAAATACAACAAGTTTATCCGTGTGAATTGTGCGGCTATTTCAGAAACTTTGCTGGAGAGTGAACTGTTTGGCTACGAGGAAGGGGCATTCTCAGGAGCGAAACGGGGCGGAAAAAGAGGATTTTTTGAAGAAGCCAATAAAGGGAGCATTTTTCTGGATGAAATTGGGGAACTTTCAGCGAATGTACAGGCAAAACTGCTTCGGGTGCTGCAGGAAAAAGAAATTGTCAGGGTCGGTTCAACAAAGTCCATTCCAATCAATGTGAGAGTCATTGCCGCAACAAATATTAATATCGAAAAAGCTATGGCAGAAGGCACTTTCCGTGAAGATTTGTATTACAGATTAAATCGCTACCCAATTTCGATTCCTCCGCTCAGGAACAGAAAAAGCGATATCCCAATGCTTGCTGAGCACCTTATCAGGAAACTAAATCAGGACTATGGCAGAAGCATTGAAGGAATTGAAGAATCAGCTTTGGACAGGCTCGTTGCGCACAGCTGGCCCGGTAATGTAAGAGAACTTGAGAATGTCCTTGGTAGAGCCATGATTTTTATGAAATACAATGAAACGGAAATTGCCGCTCAGCATTTGCCGGAACTCGCGCAGGATGATGAAAAAAAGTCAGGCGGACAAGCCTATCCTAGAGAAAGTGCAGGCAATCAAACTCTTGCAGAATCCGTAGAACAGCTTGAAGAAGTGCTCATAAGGGAAGCGCTGGTCAAGCATAACTTTAATCGGACAAAAACGGCCCTTTCATTAGGTATTTCGCTTAGAAACCTGTATTATAAAATAGAAAAATACAACCTTGCAAAGTGA
- the recN gene encoding DNA repair protein RecN — translation MLAELSIKNFAIIESLTVSFEKGLTVLTGETGAGKSIIIDAVHLLVGGRGSSEFVRYGEKRAELEGLFLLDDEKHPCIDKCNDFGIDISDGMIVLRRDISSSGKSICRINGKLVTIGILREIGQMIIDIHGQHDNQELMNEENHWKLLDQFGSGKINHALASYREIYNTYAKLVKKIKQLSENEQEMAHRLDLIQFQLEEIEKADLKIKEDERLMEEKSQISNFEKIFESLQNSYNALHGEQRGLDYIGHSMSQLEEVSAINDSLKEMSETISNCYYMLEDLSFQIRNELDQLEFDPERLNEIETRLGEITHLKRKYGQDVEEILEYAAAIEEEIDTIQNRDSHLFKLKNELDSLVKDLIVEAKNVTAVRKKSAAELTKQIQRELKELYMEKTKFEVVFGVREGSKDAPQIDSVPAKFGENGVDETEFYLSTNPGEPLKPLSKIASGGELSRIMLAMKSIFSKHQGVTSIIFDEVDTGVSGRVAQAIAEKIYKVSVGSQVLCITHLPQVAAMADTHLFISKETVKGRTKTSVKPLLEEEKIKEVGRMIAGVEVTDLTKQHAKELLALADTVKSL, via the coding sequence GTGTTAGCGGAACTTTCAATAAAAAACTTTGCAATCATTGAATCATTGACTGTCTCCTTTGAGAAAGGGCTGACAGTACTGACTGGAGAAACCGGAGCAGGGAAATCAATTATCATTGATGCCGTCCATTTACTTGTCGGCGGAAGAGGCTCATCTGAATTTGTTCGTTACGGGGAGAAACGTGCTGAATTGGAGGGTCTTTTTTTACTTGATGATGAAAAACATCCATGTATAGACAAATGCAATGATTTTGGAATCGACATCAGCGACGGCATGATTGTTTTAAGACGCGACATTTCATCCTCGGGAAAAAGCATCTGCCGTATTAACGGGAAGCTTGTAACCATTGGAATTCTTAGGGAAATCGGACAAATGATTATTGATATTCATGGACAGCATGACAATCAGGAGCTTATGAACGAAGAAAATCACTGGAAGCTTCTCGATCAGTTCGGCTCCGGAAAAATTAATCATGCTCTTGCTTCATACAGAGAAATTTACAATACATATGCTAAGCTCGTAAAAAAAATAAAACAGCTGTCTGAAAATGAACAGGAAATGGCTCACAGGCTTGACTTAATTCAATTTCAGCTTGAAGAAATAGAAAAGGCAGATTTGAAAATCAAAGAAGATGAGCGGCTTATGGAGGAAAAAAGCCAAATATCCAACTTTGAAAAAATATTTGAATCACTTCAAAACAGCTATAATGCTTTGCACGGCGAGCAAAGAGGGCTCGATTATATTGGACATTCCATGAGTCAATTAGAAGAGGTATCAGCTATTAATGACTCGCTGAAAGAAATGTCCGAAACCATTTCGAACTGCTATTACATGCTTGAGGATTTATCCTTTCAGATTCGAAATGAGCTCGATCAATTGGAATTTGATCCGGAGCGTTTGAATGAAATTGAAACAAGACTTGGCGAAATTACGCATCTCAAAAGAAAATACGGACAGGATGTTGAAGAAATCCTTGAATATGCAGCAGCAATTGAAGAGGAAATCGATACGATCCAAAACCGTGACAGTCATTTGTTCAAGCTGAAAAACGAGTTAGACAGCCTTGTGAAAGATCTTATCGTTGAAGCAAAGAACGTGACAGCTGTCCGGAAAAAAAGTGCCGCCGAGCTGACGAAGCAAATTCAGCGGGAGCTGAAAGAATTATATATGGAAAAAACAAAATTTGAAGTTGTTTTTGGCGTTAGGGAAGGTAGCAAGGATGCCCCTCAAATCGATAGTGTCCCTGCTAAATTTGGAGAAAATGGTGTAGATGAAACGGAGTTTTACTTATCGACAAATCCTGGAGAACCATTAAAGCCGCTTTCTAAAATTGCTTCGGGCGGAGAGCTTTCAAGAATCATGCTTGCAATGAAAAGCATCTTTTCAAAGCATCAGGGTGTCACCTCGATTATTTTTGATGAAGTGGACACAGGTGTCAGCGGACGTGTCGCCCAGGCAATTGCAGAAAAAATCTATAAAGTTTCTGTCGGTTCGCAAGTGCTTTGTATTACACATCTTCCGCAAGTTGCTGCAATGGCCGATACACACCTTTTCATTTCAAAAGAAACGGTTAAAGGAAGAACCAAAACAAGCGTAAAACCTCTTTTGGAAGAGGAAAAAATAAAGGAAGTCGGCAGGATGATTGCCGGCGTTGAAGTAACGGATTTAACAAAACAGCATGCAAAAGAACTGCTCGCTCTTGCTGATACGGTCAAGAGCCTGTAA
- a CDS encoding TlyA family RNA methyltransferase, with amino-acid sequence MSSKKERIDILLVERGLIETREKAKRAIMAGLVYANEERVEKPGEKVDPALNLTIKGNMLPYVSRGGLKLEKALKEFDLTVENKILLDIGSSTGGFTDCALQNGAKLSYALDVGYNQLAWKLRQDERVVVMERTNFRYSTPADFTEGLPEIASIDVSFISLKLILPALKKILIAGGDCIALVKPQFEAGRELVGKKGIVREPKTHRMVLEYITDFALKEGYDCCNLSFSPITGGDGNIEFLLHMRWNGTDESGTMRLPNTIDSVVEKAHDELKSKKSEQE; translated from the coding sequence ATGAGTTCGAAAAAAGAAAGAATTGATATTCTCCTCGTTGAAAGAGGGCTGATTGAAACGAGAGAGAAAGCTAAGCGCGCCATTATGGCAGGGCTTGTTTATGCAAATGAAGAAAGAGTTGAAAAGCCGGGCGAGAAAGTGGATCCGGCCCTGAATCTTACCATTAAAGGCAATATGCTGCCGTATGTAAGCCGGGGCGGATTGAAGCTTGAAAAAGCATTAAAGGAATTTGATCTTACCGTAGAAAATAAAATACTCCTTGATATTGGTTCTTCAACTGGCGGATTTACAGATTGTGCCCTGCAAAATGGGGCCAAGCTGTCATATGCCCTTGATGTTGGCTATAATCAGCTTGCGTGGAAACTCCGTCAGGATGAACGGGTTGTTGTGATGGAACGGACAAATTTCAGATATTCCACTCCTGCTGATTTTACGGAAGGACTGCCTGAAATAGCTTCCATAGATGTTTCGTTTATCTCTCTGAAATTAATTTTGCCTGCACTTAAAAAAATTCTTATTGCCGGCGGTGACTGTATCGCTCTTGTTAAACCTCAGTTTGAAGCAGGAAGGGAACTGGTGGGCAAGAAAGGGATTGTCAGAGAACCAAAAACGCATAGAATGGTTTTGGAATATATTACTGATTTCGCGTTAAAAGAAGGATATGACTGCTGTAACCTGTCTTTTTCTCCCATAACAGGAGGAGACGGCAACATTGAATTCCTGCTGCATATGCGATGGAATGGGACAGACGAGTCTGGGACAATGAGGCTGCCAAATACAATCGACAGTGTAGTTGAAAAAGCCCATGATGAACTAAAGAGCAAAAAATCGGAACAGGAATAA